In the bacterium genome, one interval contains:
- a CDS encoding glycogen-binding domain-containing protein: MKDEIIARWRQWLGEEFSEAELSAFFQEHPEAAEDPAGWIEAFRRTREAIPPLSPDFTRRVMSRLPTAAPAAVLPLRRPAWRRWALASGLAAAAALSLIWYRSDRPAYQFPGAEIRQAAGPDGQAVYFVRFAIESPDVKEVALAGDFNQWTPVTLSPSAEKKDRFTVELPLAAGIYSYAFVVDGKKWIVDESAGPPVEDGFGERNSVLRL, from the coding sequence TCGCCCGATGGCGCCAATGGCTGGGAGAGGAATTTTCCGAAGCCGAGCTCAGCGCCTTTTTTCAAGAGCACCCCGAAGCCGCCGAAGACCCCGCCGGCTGGATCGAGGCTTTTCGCCGGACCCGCGAAGCGATTCCGCCGCTTTCGCCCGACTTCACCCGCCGGGTGATGAGCCGGCTCCCGACCGCCGCCCCGGCTGCGGTCCTGCCGCTGCGCCGGCCGGCTTGGCGGCGATGGGCCCTGGCCTCGGGCTTGGCCGCGGCCGCCGCGCTCAGCCTGATCTGGTATCGCTCCGATCGCCCCGCCTATCAATTCCCGGGCGCCGAGATTCGCCAAGCCGCGGGCCCCGACGGCCAAGCGGTGTATTTCGTCCGCTTCGCGATCGAGAGCCCGGACGTCAAGGAAGTGGCCTTGGCCGGCGATTTCAACCAATGGACGCCGGTGACGCTGAGCCCTTCGGCCGAAAAGAAAGACCGCTTCACGGTGGAGCTGCCGCTCGCCGCCGGAATTTACAGCTATGCCTTCGTCGTCGACGGCAAGAAATGGATTGTCGATGAAAGCGCCGGCCCGCCGGTCGAGGACGGCTTCGGCGAAAGGAACTCGGTGCTTCGGCTTTGA
- a CDS encoding glucose-6-phosphate isomerase (catalyzes the formation of D-fructose 6-phosphate from D-glucose 6-phosphate): MSRSERLLYARGMLHRDLHLDFNEAFAPQQASGISESELEAVTPNFIQVHRALTAMHEIGQVQFMHLPLLEEVISHVEQRAAELRQNFDTLVVLGIGGSSLGAKAVEEAVLGPSYGSPAAGSKKLYVLDTLDPDCLSRLFASLDLSRTVFNVVSKSGNTVETMAQFLHCWELLRQKLGAEASRKHWIMTTDPQKGVLRQIANQENLESFDILPGVGGRFSVLSPVGLLPSAFLGVSIRELVEGAIRMIKRCQREDLWTNPAGMLAVVAYLLAEKHGRKQLVVFNYAERFNRTVEWFRQLWAESLGKRYDVEGKEVRAGITPVQASGPRDQHSQMQLYVEGPADKMVMLWSQEKFDTDLSIPKLYPEIESLGYLGGKTMGEILHAELSATEASLKEAGVPSFKLSFYGPDPYSLGQIFYLFEIATVYAGGLLGVNPYDQPGVELGKKYLYGRLGRRGAEEFGAALARKLKNKRYVI; encoded by the coding sequence TTGAGTCGATCCGAGCGGCTCCTGTACGCTCGGGGCATGCTCCACCGGGACCTGCACCTCGATTTCAACGAAGCCTTCGCCCCCCAGCAAGCCTCCGGAATCAGCGAATCCGAGCTCGAGGCGGTTACGCCCAATTTTATTCAGGTCCACCGGGCCCTCACGGCCATGCACGAGATCGGGCAGGTTCAATTCATGCATCTGCCCCTCTTGGAAGAAGTCATCTCGCACGTCGAGCAGCGGGCCGCCGAGCTGCGGCAGAACTTCGACACCCTGGTGGTCTTGGGCATCGGCGGCTCCAGCCTCGGCGCCAAGGCGGTGGAAGAGGCGGTGCTCGGGCCGAGCTATGGCTCGCCGGCCGCCGGCAGCAAAAAGCTCTACGTCCTCGACACCCTCGATCCCGATTGCCTGAGCCGGCTCTTCGCCTCGCTGGACCTTTCGCGCACCGTCTTCAACGTCGTCAGCAAGTCGGGCAACACCGTCGAGACGATGGCTCAGTTCCTTCATTGCTGGGAGCTGCTGCGCCAGAAATTGGGCGCCGAGGCCTCGCGCAAGCATTGGATCATGACCACCGACCCGCAAAAGGGAGTTCTTCGGCAGATCGCGAATCAGGAAAATTTGGAAAGCTTCGACATCCTGCCCGGCGTCGGCGGCCGCTTCTCGGTGCTCTCGCCGGTCGGGCTCTTGCCTTCGGCCTTTCTGGGCGTCTCGATCCGGGAGCTGGTCGAAGGAGCCATCCGGATGATCAAGCGCTGCCAGCGCGAGGATCTTTGGACCAATCCGGCCGGGATGCTGGCGGTGGTCGCTTATCTCCTGGCCGAGAAGCACGGCCGCAAGCAGCTGGTGGTCTTTAACTACGCCGAGCGCTTCAATCGGACGGTGGAGTGGTTCCGCCAGCTTTGGGCCGAGAGCCTGGGCAAGCGTTATGATGTGGAAGGCAAGGAAGTGCGGGCCGGGATCACGCCGGTCCAGGCCAGCGGGCCCCGCGACCAACATTCCCAGATGCAGCTCTACGTCGAGGGACCGGCCGACAAGATGGTGATGCTGTGGTCGCAGGAGAAGTTCGACACCGATCTGAGCATTCCCAAGCTCTATCCCGAGATCGAGAGCCTGGGCTATCTCGGCGGCAAGACGATGGGCGAGATCCTCCACGCCGAGCTCTCGGCCACCGAGGCCTCGCTGAAGGAGGCCGGGGTGCCCAGCTTCAAGCTCAGCTTCTACGGGCCCGACCCTTACAGCTTGGGCCAGATCTTCTACCTCTTCGAGATCGCCACGGTTTACGCCGGCGGCCTGCTCGGGGTGAATCCCTACGACCAGCCGGGCGTCGAGCTGGGCAAGAAATACCTCTACGGCCGCTTGGGCCGCCGCGGCGCCGAGGAGTTCGGAGCGGCGCTGGCGCGGAAATTAAAGAATAAAAGGTACGTGATTTGA